One Anser cygnoides isolate HZ-2024a breed goose chromosome 36, Taihu_goose_T2T_genome, whole genome shotgun sequence genomic region harbors:
- the LOC136788412 gene encoding uncharacterized protein, translated as MLYFLVLFLQGQLGHGQEWRNNFFTLGEEVARAFNLSNCWICGGPGGTESWPWVAGPVEPKWWVSNLSEVHNGTQFWKEEGGPWQLHSSARGVYCLNRTGTVAVGKSICNWTLSPGYDCTDPGCSPINCTARSGKWNTTHVQLRNGTWLKCSYREFFGSGCKTLARAQAGGQFDGQILSCQRDNTTKEQHVVRVYRWRWQNENGRRVFFKHFWSAYNITGHQGELNCDCKWKPDAGAWKCAYTSTNGADIVTGPLGNKDTLYYHAPRAKKGWDGPFPNGTWALKGHYWVCGKHAYKRLPENWSGICYVGYIRPLFFLLSQTQGDHLGIRLYDDLNRVKRSIDTSLTGGSAQEWGKDEWPPERII; from the coding sequence atgctATACTTTCTGGTATTGTTTTTACAGGGGCAATTGGGCCATGGGCAAGAATGGAGgaataactttttcactttgggggaggaagtggCTAGGGCCTTTAACCTTAGTAACTGCTGGATTTGTGGAGGACCGGGGGGAACTGAAAGTTGGCCCTGGGTAGCAGGCCCAGTTGAACCCAAGTGGTGGGTCAGTAATCTGAGCGAAGTTCATAATGGGACgcaattttggaaagaggaaggaggccCATGGCAGTTACACTCGTCAGCTCGGGGTGTATACTgcttgaacagaacaggaacagtggcggtgggaaaaagcatttgcaattggACTCTGTCCCCCGGATATGATTGTACCGATCCTGGATGTAGTCCTATAAACTGTACAGCACGTAGTGGGAAATGGAACACCACAcatgttcagctgagaaatgggACTTGGCTGAAATGCTCATACAGAGAATTTTTTGGATCCGGATGTAAAACTCTGGCAAGAGCACAAGCGGGGGGACAATTTGATGGTCAAATCTTGAGCTGTCAGCGCGATAACACCACTAAGGAACAGCATGTGGTGCGGGTCTATCGCTGGAGATGGCAGAATGAGAATGGGAGGCGAGTGTTCTTTAAGCATTTCTGGTCAGCTTATAATATAACTGGCCACCAaggagaactgaattgtgactgtaagtggaaacctGATGCGGGAGCTTGGAAGTGCGCATATACGAGTACgaacggggcagacattgtaacaggaccactcggtaacaaggacactctgtattatcacgccccaagGGCTAAAAAGGGATGGGATGGTCCTTTTCCAAATGGGACatgggccctaaagggacattattgggtgtgtggcaaacatgcttacaagaggctacctgAAAATtggtcgggaatatgctatgtggggtacataagacccttgttctttttattgtcacaaacacaaggagatcatttaggaataagattatatgatgacctgaacagagtgaAACGATCTATAGATACTTCCTTAACCGGGGGTAGTGCCCAagaatggggaaaggatgaatggcctcctgaaagaatcatatag